gtctcctcaaccttatttatttgtttgtagaacaaCAGTTCAATCTAAATTCAtttttaacaataacatttttcataATGAATGATTATAAcaaactgctttttttattttccagttgCTAAAAGGAGCTTTAGAAGAGATTCTGGCAATGAAGCAGGTGAAAGAGAATGCGCTGCAAGTTCGTCTAAATGGTTCGTTCTAACGAGAAAGAATTTTATGGCTGTTTTGGATTCTGCTGCACAGGCCTGTTGGTTATCTGGGCATTACAGAAgaactttaagggtgaagacacacggagctactagtagcagctactttgaaaggctactaaacaccagaaaatcccctgccatagacaatactgagaattgcctctgctaaaacacacataaagacaattatcagtaaatgatcagctttgtctattttagtagccacggcaagtagctgctactagtagatccgtgtgtcttcaccctaaaggagaaggaagggctaaATCAttgagggtgccaaatattaggaacccccagtgattgcaatcgcttacctgataACCTGACCAGTGCTCATGTTCGGAGAAAACGGCTCTGGCCGGAGTTAATGTAgatgagcgatcctcttcctttcaCCCCATTGTGCATTcgggaagaaggaagaggatcgctttgtCACATACACCCCGGGCCGGTGctggtttctcctaacaggagcagcggccgggggtttcaggtaagcgattacactcaatgggggatgcctaacattttggcacccttgAGTGATcctaactttccttctcctttaatgtcaaatttttatttttgtttatggttgTCTTTAGGGTTAGTAACAATACACAGGGTGTGGGGGTCTAGTGCTAAAAAATCATGTGCTCTAATAGAACTAGACTGCCAGGGAGCAAGAGCAGTCGCAAAGATGACTTTGAACTGGCCAAATAAGTTGTTCCTTCTTTCATATATACACTGATATTTAGGCCTTGACACACTGGTATACACAACTATAAAGCAGCAGTTTACAGTATCCCCTCTGGAGTTTGCCAGTCTAGGCACTGAGGCCATGCTGCTACCTCAAATGCAGCGTTTTCCATCTTTGCTTCACCCCATCTTAAAGCAGCTGTATGACCCATTTCACTAAAAGAACCGTGATTTGCTAGTATCTGCCTATGTGCGCAATTTTGGAAATAAAATGTGGtataggggatttttttttcttttgtgccaTTGTGTGTTAAAAGTAATACGTGGCTGGGACAGCTTTTAAACGTAAAAGatatttgttaaaggggaactccacccaaacacaacttttttgaaacgttatttcaggcaactttgcaatatacaccagTTAAAAtacatgcagccttttcatgattctgAGACTAGAAAAAATGTAATGGTGgtagactgtcctcagcctgcattctccaaatcccacaatgccctgcacacgtgatgtcaataaggaaagaaacatcacggtgcaatgcattgtgggttatgtagttcctgcatgctgtcagtAAGCTGTAGGGCCCTTTAACAAATAGCTGAAGATAGGATTATTCTGACAtggttatatttttaaataatattcttGTATAGGTGTATATATCGCTGCATTGCAATATTATGAGCCTTAttaattgtttaattattttctcccccctcccccttctatttttttttaaggccTGTTACAAACTACTGATAAGATTGCCCTCAAGGAAATTACAAGGCAGCTGCATTTAGAAAATGTTGTTGGGGACAGAGTCTTTGTAAGTACAGGGCTTTTAGAATtgtactaaaactaaaaaaaatcacGAAAACCCCTAAAACTACAAAttcaataaagattgttacagtttgcccaatgacttctacatgactttgtcagcttttagatggctaagttatgtgtttttttggtttttacgCTCATAATTCGTGAAAACaagcaaaatacaaatgttagttaaagggtttgttcatcttttagtataatatagagagtaatattctgagacaatttgcagttggtctttattttttattatttgtgtgtttttaattatttcaattttgttcagcaactcagCAATTTTAGctggtatttggttgctagggttcaaataaccctagcaaccaggcagtggtttgaatgagagtctggtatataaataggacctgaatataaaaataagtaataaaaagtaacaataacattttagcctcacagagcaatagttttttggctgcagagATCAGTGACCCCTTGAAagagtcaaataattcaaaaactataaaaaaaaaaaacaacaaaaatgaagaccaactaaaaagttgcttagaattggccattctacaacatattaaaagttaaccgcCCCTTTAATGGGCCCCATAATACTAAAGTATTTAGAAATCATGATGTGTACCCAGTGTACTCAATAGGATAAACCTCCAGTCACTTATACATCTCTTTCTATCAACCTCCTAAAAGTATATGTTTCTTTCACAGGGAAGTTTTGCCGAAAACTTGGCTTTCCTCCTAGAAGCATTGAAAACAGGTAAGTACATAACACACGCCCTACTGCAGTGCCTGTATCCCTGGGACAATAATACCGAAACCACAGTTCAGGGATATTCAGCCCATAATCCGCCATCTGATGGTAAAATAGAACCCCTATTGTCTCTCCAGCAGCTGCAGGCTTTCCTGCTACTTGAATAGACAGTAGTATATAGGGGGCTATATATGGGGGTATGGAGGTTGTCACAGGGAACAAATATGTAACATTTAGTCTGTCTTCAAATATTGAACAAAAATAACGATTTAAATAAAATTATCCTTAGAAGTCTGTACCTTGGGACACATTTTTTGGCCCTGTTGAAAATGGCCTCAGACTAACCCCTTTATTCTCATTTCAGGTGATCGGAAAAGTAGCTGCCCGGTGCTGTTCCTTTTGGACGAGTTTGACCTATTTGCCCACCACAAGAACCAGACTCTGCTATATAATCTGTTTGACATTGCTCAGTCGGCCCAAACGCCTGTCGCAGTTATTGGACTTACGTGCCGACTGGTGAGTTTTCTGCCTTCCTTTCTAATCCATTGTTAACTACCACTAGGGAGTAtagatttttatgttttatcattTGATTATTGTAAGcatatattcttttatatataaaatactgagCTGAAAAGATTAGGGCCCCAGCAAAGTGTCAGGGCTGTAGAAGTATACAGTATGCATATCTTCTTGTTCAGTTAAATGGATGGAAGGGTGGAGGTGCTGCTCCActggtttatattatattttatatgtatataatatacagtttggtcatttccctgtgggaccaaactgtaaatgatatccttataaacagtgcttattgatgtcatcagttataataagagcttagtgatgtaatttctgtcacatgacacactaaaacttatatatatatattagaataaataaagtaccccctgttgtaaagtatgaggatattagaagttacctcggatattccatgacctgtataaaagccctctgccttcggccttgtgcttttatatggtcgtGGAACttttggtgacttataatatccctatattttacaacaggggatactttattcactatataaacagcAATAAGGTAACAAACCAGGCTTGCACATTAAACCGTGTCCTGTTTGCAAAAGCTTACAGTCAAAAGGGAGGGGGAACAACAATCACCATTTTATCCACATGAATTCATCCATAAAATTCatttactttaataaaataaaaatacatcagGTGGACTCCCAGGAACATTGTAATCGTTTCCCAAAATGTAAACTTATTATCAGATCCGCTCATGAAAAATGGGTCTAATATTCTTCTAGTGAGACATTGTACTTTTGTGACCTTGCCCAGAAGGTCCCCTGTGGCCAGAGCAAGATTAGTTTAAGTCATATGGGGACATATATTGTGGCCCAGGGCAGAAGTGCACTAAGGAACACTATGGGGTGCAAGAGTttgccctcccctgcccctcATAAATAAAGCACTGCCAAACACAGACAGCCCTGTATTTATGGAGGTGGGTGTGGTGTCTGGGCTCAAAACCAGATTACAGAGACCCTTGATTCATTTATAGACAGGGTGTAAAGTGTAAACAAAGCACATTTGGTTCCTTCTAAAACTGCATGTATTCATGTGCATTTATTGGGCCATCAGAGCTCCCATGTGACTTCTCATAGCCTTATGGTTAAACGGCCAGTACCACTAGGAAATAAAAGTGTGccaaaatgtattcttttattgTTGGCATGTATGTagggccaacatattctgcagcactgtgaCACAATGAAGCATACTGATGGCACACAAAGACTGACTGAAAGTGGAGGCAAAGGGCTTACCTTCACATATGATGTCATTAAATGTCTGGTCAAATTGCTGATTTGATTTATTGGATGTTACTGGTCCTTGAACAGAAGTGTTGGGAGCATTACTGCTATTGAATTAGCTCAGTTAGAGACTGGATACCAGTTCTTTGGGACATATTTGGTTTGTATGTGTGCAGAGGTAAGGATAGGGAAAAGAAATTTGAAATTGAATTAGCTCAGACATCTGTTCTGTTTCTCTTTTAAGGCAGCTATATGGGCTGCTAAAAGCTGGTGACTGTCTGAGTCAGCACTTTATCTGCCACGTATTTGGGGACCTCAGAAGGGTctacccaatcgatatctggctgaaaagcCACCATATACCAATCGGGCAGGCTTAAAAATCCCATCGGGATGAGGAGTGCACTGGGCATTGATGTGCTCCTTGCTCCGACAGCCCGTAGCCGACCTCACCAgatggatctttcagtgtatggccagcttcattGTGACCAAGCATACTTGTCTTTGTGTTGCAGGATGTTATGGAACTTCTAGAAAAGAGAGTGAAATCTCGATTCTCCCATAGACAGATCCATCTGCTCAATTCCTTCAGCTTCATCCAGTATCTGGAAATATTTCAGGAGAAACTCTTTCTTCCTGCGTCTTTCCCGGACTCGCAGTTTGCAGAGAAATGGAACGAGAGCATTAAGGTACAGTAGGAAATCATCCTCTCAGCCCACTTTTTGTCCCATAATGACcctatttattataataccaTTTTTGGCCATGTCTTGTATTAATACTGTATTGCGACTTTCATATCGAATGTATagttgtgagtgggtccctaagtgcaggtaagtgacagcagcccagagtaagTGTAATCAGCAGAAGATATGGAGCTACTGGGAGAATTGACTtttactgctaaagggctatggtcaccttgggctggtacagaagcccaaaatataacgtgctacatttctagcctacttctttgttaagctttggttctcctttaaatcaagtACAGAAATCGCCAGTGGCAGTACTGCTGCATTAGGGTATTATGCCGGTGTATATATAAAATTGTAGAGGAGCAAGTGTTGTCAGCATTGTCCTATATCCCCTGCCTGGTTATACCTGTAGTTATTATCTACGGTGCAGCCAGAATGACCATCCCCTTTGCAGATTCCCAGGGGTGAAcaggaatgcccccccccctccagtgacTTGCCTTTGTGGTCCTATGGCCCAGTGTATGACTTCTGTCAAGTTAAAAGTGGCCAACAGCTTCTCTGTTATTTTGCACATGTAAATTCCTCTTGCGGGCCACAATGGTAATATAAAGAAGATATTGGCTATCCAGATGACACAATTTGTAATTCTTTCTTTTATAGAGTCTTGTGGAAAGCAAGATGGTGGAAGATATTCTTCAAAAACAGTACAGTGCGAGCAAAGATGTTCGCTCCCTCCATATGCTCCTGGTTtgtactttattttgtttttctaccaTTACACTCTCACCGCTCCTGGCTCTGGAAGCGCCGTGGCTCCTGGCTCTGAAAGTGCCGCAGCACTTGCCAAAATAACCATCTTCAAACTGGCGCAGGAGCCAATTGGAAACAAGCACATGTGGCGTCTAAAAGTGACCTCACTGCTAGGCGCCATGTGTAGTTGCTTCCAACAATAAACCGCTCCCACAGGGGTCTGTCATGAATGGCTTTAGTGCCACTGTTTTCTGAGGGGAACTGTAACTATAACAAAGTACATATACTTGACAACACCTATTTCCCTCTAAATGCTGAGTTTTTAAGACCTTGTCTCTATTACCAGCTGCTGGCTGTCTGCCGGGTCAGTGTTTCTCACCCCCATATAACTGCCGCAGACTTCTTGGAAGTCTTTCGCCTCCGAAACCAGGACTCAAAAGCAAATATAATGCACGGTGAGTCTATTGGGTCTCTCTCCATCAGTGCTACACATGTATAATGATAGGAAATTCCATTTCTCGGTACCCATTTGACTGCTTCTCTTTCTGTCGGGCAACACTAGCAGAATGAATTCCCTTTATCTGATAGAGAGTAACCAGAAGTGCTGAGCTTGGAAACAATAGGAAAGTATCAGAATCTGAACCTCTAATGGGAAAGGGAAAAGCATCTCTTGAAGCAAAGTGAAAACTGCCATTATAGTAAAAGTGGgtaattaaagggcaaatataccTTAATTTTTATCGCCCCTATTGGTTTTCCTAACTGAAATTAAATGTTGAATATGTATTCATGTTTCGTTTGCAGCAGACAGTCTATAAGGGCTGATGAAGTGAATAAGGCTTTTGAAGGCCTGCGGGTTCAGCCTTGCTTATACAGCCATTGTCCCACTGCAGGCTGCTTATTACCCCACATGGGGTGTTTATAATCCCACTGCAATAATCTACAATGTTGGTGGTCAAGGGGGCATGGGCAGCCAAACAGGGCTTTGTCAGTCTTTATACCAGGAACAACTCTTAAagaggtagtttacctttaagttaaggtttagtatgttatagaatggccaattctaagcaacttttcacttggtcttcattatttttacttatttgccttcttcttcaaactctttgcaatTTTTAAACGGGGGTCCATGCAGTTATAGGCAtccccctgtattaagcacaggTCCTATTGATTGCTTCATGGGCTAGTGATCAAATCATGGGGAGGGGGCTCATCAAGACTTAATTCCCCCTTTATGGGGTATATACAAGACACTGCTTTGTAACCACTGAAATCTGTTCTGTTTGCAGGTCTGTCTGTCCTAGAGCTCTGCCTGATCATCGCCATGAAGCACTTACAGGACATTTACGACGGGGAACCTTTTAATTTCCAGATGGTGCACAATGGTAATTTGGGATTCAAAGGGGTTGTTTAGTATGCAGAGTATGCAGAGgcactgaataggaagataagtattaaaaaatgacaacaacaataacattgtagcctcacagagcaatagtttatgggctactggggtcagtgacccccatttggaagcctAAAAGAAGTAggcaaattatacaaaaaaaagataaataatgaagaccaattgaaaagttcctGAGAATTTCCCGttttataacacactaaaagttaacctgatggTGAACTCTAAATATGTCCCTCTATGCAACTCGCTCACAAAGCCACTCTGCCCCTGTTGGTTTCTTTGCAAATATTAACCTATTCAGTGCCAGGCTCCTTTTGGTTTTGCAGTGTGTTACCAGTACAAACCAAATGCTGTTCTGATGTACGTTGAGTGATCTCAGTTCTTACCTGGGTCGAGGGGCCGGAAGAGGGTTTTTCACTGTGTCCTTCCCCAGGGGATACACCTTGCATTGCCCCCCATATGTAAGTCCAGCCGCCTCTGGGCCACATCACTCACAggattgcgggggggggggggggtgtcaggtTAATAACATGTTTCTCTGAGTCTTTTACCAtcattactattttattactatgaatgattattattaatgttatgaCTGTATTATCATTATTTTGACAGAATTCCAGAAGTTTATTCAGAGGAAAGCTCACTCTGTCTATAACTTTGAAAAGCCCGTAGTAATGAAGGTAAGATATGGATATATCAAATATAGCCAATATTAACCCATTCCATGCCATGGCTGGCTTGTTGGGCTCTGCACTCATTTAGTATCCTAATAGGAACATTGCTCCTCTTTGTGCTTCCAAACATTTTAGAGAtgaggggaatatactgacagtTTACAAACCCCCTCTATAGCATTGTCAGTCCCTGGTGAGTTTACCCCCCCCGGCACATCACCTGCATTTGCCCAGTACTGAGCAGCCAATGGGAGGTTATAACATCTCATGCGTTTGGCTGCTGTATATGTAACATGTATAGAGCAGCTCTATGTGCTGAGTGGGACCCACACAGTAGTTAAGGACTCTATGGATCAGGATTCAAATCTTGGAATTCATTATTCTTCATGGTGGTGTCTGGGATTCCTTTTAATAGAGACCTTCTGGCAACAACAGCAGTAAATCATTAAACGAGCCACAGACACGGGGAAAACATACAGattccatgcagatagtgcctaGAATCAAACTCCATATCCTAACTGACTGCGCTGATACATAGTAAAGGGGAAGAGCTTAGTATATCCCAATGTTTAACTTCTATAACAACAGAGGCCACTTAGACTCCTACTGGTTTCGTAGTGCACTGCACCCTCTGCTGGGCATTTGGATTACTACATCTTTATTAgcccatgggaaaaaaaaatctctctcggtttctctcactatatatatatatatatatatataatagtgttggaataaaaacaaagaggggaaatagatggaagaatagatgctggcaataaaagagactaggagaataaagaggttgggggaggaaaggaggaaaaatagtttggagagtgggcgtATGgtctaatatatatacatatatacatacaaaaatcaACCGAAGAAGGATCCGCACTCCCAGGACTTGCGTACAAAAAGTAGAATCTTTATTgagcaacaaatatatatatatatatatatatatatatataatctccatAAAAATACCATACTCTGCTGCACTATCTGCCTCAccacatagggggcagtgttccCGGTACCATTATGTTTGTTATAAAGGCATTGAGTAATTAATAGACAGTATTTTCTTTAACAGGAAGCAGAGATATCCTTCCTTATTATTAGTATTTGCTtgtaaacaggcactcacgtcaaagaTAGAAtagcgatgcctgggtgcagtcccaatggGTTTAGGAAAAATAGCAAGtaaagatgtcccgcactcacaggtcttaagtgaaataaaggtgtttattcaatccacatctaacgtttcggctgcctccgcagcctttctcgCAGCCTTttctctttgagaaaggctgcggaggcagccgaaacgttagatgtggattgaataaacacctttatttcacttaagacctgtgagtgcgg
The genomic region above belongs to Xenopus tropicalis strain Nigerian chromosome 9, UCB_Xtro_10.0, whole genome shotgun sequence and contains:
- the orc4 gene encoding origin recognition complex subunit 4 isoform X1 codes for the protein MSKRKSKDLCLPVGECISRVHAILRQRLFQHHGKPFGVDSQHKHLVELLKRTVVHGESNSALIIGPRGSGKSMLLKGALEEILAMKQVKENALQVRLNGLLQTTDKIALKEITRQLHLENVVGDRVFGSFAENLAFLLEALKTGDRKSSCPVLFLLDEFDLFAHHKNQTLLYNLFDIAQSAQTPVAVIGLTCRLDVMELLEKRVKSRFSHRQIHLLNSFSFIQYLEIFQEKLFLPASFPDSQFAEKWNESIKSLVESKMVEDILQKQYSASKDVRSLHMLLLLAVCRVSVSHPHITAADFLEVFRLRNQDSKANIMHGLSVLELCLIIAMKHLQDIYDGEPFNFQMVHNEFQKFIQRKAHSVYNFEKPVVMKAFEHLHQLELIKPMEGLSMRTQKEYRLMKLLLDNTQVIEALQKYPNCPTDVKQWAMSSLS